A window from uncultured Anaeromusa sp. encodes these proteins:
- a CDS encoding MFS transporter has translation MKKRWLVLGVSWIVFFVAFLDRVNLSVAMPLISKEFSLSPEQVGYLFSAFFISYTVFQIPGGYLSDKVGPKKVLLVALIWWSIMTMATGVARTFSQFFIVRVLFGIGEGLQPPCAFKLNSNWFPNQERATANAIFTSACSFGPAIAPSIAVAIIGLWGWHALFYIFGALGFVIMPLLYFFVKNSPEEDPDISKEELEYIKSGQTEIVTQTTDSEEVGLMSVLKNRNIVLLALTYFGFMCAFFGLLSWLPSYLVKARGFELVKMGIFSGLPFLALGIAQPFGGWLSDKVFKGKRKIQAMVVNLAAGPVLYGVVVAPTETVAMALLVCTGFLVGMAFGPLWAMPMESVKRSYVGMATGVMNAGGSIGGILSPIIIGYLVGMSGYNAAFVFMGGALVFTALVVSLVKLPPRAEA, from the coding sequence ATGAAAAAGCGCTGGCTTGTTTTAGGCGTCTCATGGATCGTGTTTTTCGTAGCTTTTTTGGATCGAGTCAATCTGTCGGTAGCCATGCCGTTGATCTCTAAGGAGTTTTCTTTATCTCCGGAGCAGGTAGGCTATTTGTTTAGCGCATTCTTTATTTCCTATACGGTCTTTCAGATTCCGGGCGGTTATTTAAGCGATAAAGTGGGACCGAAAAAGGTGCTTCTTGTGGCGCTCATTTGGTGGTCTATTATGACGATGGCTACCGGTGTGGCGCGGACCTTTTCGCAATTCTTCATCGTTCGCGTGCTCTTTGGCATTGGCGAAGGCTTGCAGCCTCCCTGCGCCTTTAAGCTCAACAGCAACTGGTTTCCGAATCAGGAACGGGCTACGGCGAACGCGATCTTTACTTCGGCCTGTTCCTTCGGACCGGCGATTGCGCCGTCCATTGCGGTGGCGATTATTGGCCTCTGGGGCTGGCATGCGTTGTTCTATATTTTCGGCGCCTTGGGTTTTGTAATTATGCCGTTACTGTACTTCTTTGTGAAAAACTCTCCCGAAGAGGACCCGGACATTTCCAAGGAAGAGCTGGAATATATTAAGAGCGGCCAGACGGAAATTGTTACTCAGACGACAGATTCAGAAGAAGTGGGCTTGATGAGCGTGCTCAAAAACCGCAACATTGTGCTTTTGGCGCTTACGTACTTCGGCTTTATGTGCGCCTTCTTCGGTCTTCTTTCTTGGCTGCCCAGTTATCTCGTAAAAGCCAGAGGCTTTGAACTGGTGAAAATGGGCATTTTTTCGGGGTTGCCCTTCTTAGCGCTGGGCATTGCCCAACCTTTCGGCGGCTGGCTGTCGGATAAGGTGTTCAAAGGGAAGCGCAAAATACAGGCCATGGTAGTAAATCTGGCCGCAGGCCCGGTTTTATACGGTGTCGTAGTGGCGCCGACGGAAACGGTGGCGATGGCGCTCCTGGTATGCACTGGCTTCTTGGTGGGGATGGCCTTTGGTCCCTTGTGGGCGATGCCGATGGAATCGGTAAAACGCAGCTATGTGGGCATGGCTACAGGTGTGATGAACGCCGGCGGCAGCATCGGCGGCATTTTATCCCCCATTATCATTGGTTACTTGGTAGGTATGTCCGGTTATAATGCCGCTTTCGTCTTCATGGGCGGAGCGCTGGTGTTTACGGCGTTGGTAGTGTCGCTGGTTAAATTGCCACCAAGAGCGGAAGCATAA
- a CDS encoding L-serine ammonia-lyase, iron-sulfur-dependent, subunit alpha, translating into MDAKQYENYLTILKGELIPAMGCTEPIAIAFAAAKAREALGQMPEEMLARCSGNIIKNVKGVIVPNSGGQKGVAAAAVLGAVAGQAERELEVISQVTLEQIEMARQLTAQGICRCELEEGEENLFIRIEVKAGFQTAAVEVRTRHNHIYRIEKNGELLFSQPELATSTFGDKSQLTIQDILCFADKVRLEDVRDIIARQIACNSAISEEGLKNPWGAQVGRTFLEAGCDDVRTKARAAAAAGSDARMNGCAMPVVINSGSGNQGITCTMPVVVYAQELGVDEDRLYRALVLANLLSLHQKRYIGNLSAYCGAVSAGAAAACGIAYLQGGDYDVIGRTLINSLGNVGGIVCDGAKASCAAKISSAVDAGIMGYELAKRERFFPFGEGLVEKDYEQTLRNIGRMGCCGMKTTDVEILNIMIGN; encoded by the coding sequence ATGGATGCAAAGCAATATGAAAATTATTTGACCATCTTAAAAGGGGAATTGATTCCGGCCATGGGCTGTACCGAGCCGATCGCCATCGCCTTTGCGGCGGCAAAAGCCAGAGAAGCCTTAGGACAAATGCCGGAAGAAATGCTGGCTCGCTGCAGCGGCAATATCATTAAAAATGTGAAGGGCGTTATCGTACCCAATTCGGGCGGGCAAAAAGGCGTAGCCGCCGCCGCGGTGCTGGGGGCTGTCGCCGGTCAGGCCGAGCGGGAATTAGAGGTCATAAGCCAGGTGACGCTGGAGCAAATAGAAATGGCGCGTCAATTGACGGCGCAGGGCATTTGTCGCTGCGAATTGGAAGAAGGCGAGGAAAATCTCTTCATTCGCATAGAAGTGAAAGCCGGTTTTCAAACTGCTGCGGTAGAGGTGCGGACAAGGCATAATCACATCTATCGTATTGAAAAAAACGGCGAGCTTCTTTTCTCGCAGCCGGAACTGGCGACGTCAACCTTTGGCGATAAAAGTCAGCTTACGATTCAGGACATTCTCTGTTTTGCCGATAAGGTACGCCTAGAGGACGTGCGGGATATTATTGCCCGGCAGATTGCCTGCAACTCCGCCATCTCTGAAGAAGGCCTGAAAAACCCTTGGGGAGCGCAGGTGGGACGCACCTTCTTGGAAGCCGGCTGCGACGATGTGCGGACGAAGGCTCGCGCGGCGGCGGCGGCAGGTTCCGATGCGCGTATGAACGGCTGCGCCATGCCGGTAGTCATCAATTCCGGCAGCGGCAATCAGGGCATTACTTGTACTATGCCGGTAGTGGTGTACGCCCAGGAGTTGGGAGTTGACGAGGACCGGCTGTATCGGGCGTTGGTCTTGGCGAATCTTCTCTCGCTGCACCAAAAGCGTTATATCGGCAATCTCTCGGCGTACTGCGGCGCCGTTTCGGCGGGCGCGGCCGCAGCCTGCGGCATTGCGTATCTGCAAGGCGGCGATTATGATGTAATCGGCAGAACCCTGATTAACTCGTTGGGGAACGTAGGCGGCATTGTCTGCGACGGCGCTAAGGCGTCCTGCGCGGCGAAGATATCCAGCGCCGTAGATGCGGGGATTATGGGGTATGAGCTGGCTAAACGGGAGCGGTTTTTTCCCTTTGGCGAAGGCTTGGTAGAGAAGGATTATGAGCAGACTTTGCGAAATATTGGACGTATGGGCTGCTGTGGCATGAAAACTACCGATGTGGAAATACTCAATATTATGATTGGCAATTGA
- a CDS encoding L-2-amino-thiazoline-4-carboxylic acid hydrolase, with amino-acid sequence MIDNKISIKGDAVVDIQRGAIGHRATWTGLTYTHACKAGKAQEMEEIIRAAIAETGLIQGAEIKAQCPDPENVTSFADTFFSPNVVKTFEVEFKSKSADRIDLEFHHCPLLKAWQDLGFDDETCEKLCDMAMDGDRGIAKAMGYEFHLGDTIANGCPTCQISFFKKA; translated from the coding sequence ATGATTGATAACAAGATTAGCATTAAAGGCGACGCGGTGGTAGATATTCAAAGAGGGGCGATCGGTCATCGGGCTACTTGGACCGGCCTAACCTACACGCATGCTTGCAAAGCTGGCAAAGCGCAGGAAATGGAAGAAATCATTCGCGCGGCTATCGCGGAAACGGGTTTGATCCAAGGCGCAGAAATTAAAGCGCAGTGTCCGGATCCGGAGAATGTGACTTCTTTTGCGGATACGTTTTTCTCCCCGAATGTAGTTAAGACCTTTGAAGTAGAGTTCAAAAGCAAAAGCGCAGACCGGATTGATCTGGAGTTTCATCACTGCCCTCTTTTGAAAGCCTGGCAGGATTTGGGCTTTGACGATGAAACCTGTGAGAAGCTTTGTGATATGGCGATGGACGGCGATCGGGGCATTGCCAAAGCCATGGGTTATGAATTCCACCTGGGCGATACCATTGCCAACGGCTGTCCTACCTGCCAAATTTCTTTCTTTAAGAAAGCATAG
- a CDS encoding GntR family transcriptional regulator has translation MTKHPNDSLKQQVYNALFSDIINGNYPADTILTEKFLMEKYNVSRAPIREALTQLTGTRLLSSMPRQGYKILQPSAEQLLEVIRFRSALECSFLEMYRSYIDAAWIQELRSICINYNNCPSGDFMSHWRYNCEFHLKLFSIYGNHYAYKLLEDALNIQTIFFVQKQHSASMDLHLALVDYLEKGEIKMAVSILKADIEHLMLSFSPPSS, from the coding sequence ATGACAAAACATCCTAATGACTCACTAAAGCAGCAAGTATACAATGCTCTTTTTTCTGATATCATCAATGGAAACTATCCCGCCGATACCATCCTGACCGAAAAATTTCTCATGGAAAAATACAATGTCAGCCGCGCCCCCATCCGTGAAGCCTTGACGCAACTAACAGGCACGCGTCTATTGTCCAGTATGCCGCGGCAAGGCTATAAAATTCTACAGCCAAGCGCCGAACAACTGCTGGAAGTCATTCGCTTCCGTTCGGCTTTAGAATGTTCTTTCCTGGAAATGTACCGCAGCTATATAGACGCCGCGTGGATCCAAGAACTGCGCAGCATCTGCATCAACTACAATAACTGCCCCAGCGGCGATTTCATGTCGCATTGGCGCTACAACTGCGAATTCCACTTAAAACTTTTTTCCATCTACGGCAACCATTACGCTTACAAACTGCTAGAAGACGCTTTAAACATTCAAACGATCTTCTTCGTGCAAAAGCAGCACTCCGCTTCGATGGACTTGCACTTGGCCTTAGTCGATTATCTGGAAAAAGGCGAAATCAAAATGGCCGTGTCCATTTTAAAAGCCGATATCGAGCATCTGATGCTTTCGTTTAGTCCTCCCTCTTCGTAA